CCATACCTCATACCGCTGCTCTTTCCCATGCTCCCCTCTCCAGTCCACAACGCTGATTTGAAACTTCAAACAAGCGTCCACCCATCAGCAAGAAGACGATAGCTAATGACGCCTGGCCAGACTCTTCGCACGAACAGAAGCGAGGTCAAAGGGTCAAGAGTCTGGTTTACGAGGCtaggttgcatgatgcttgcatgagaattatatgggtgccattGTCTTGGGATGTTTCcttcatgcaagcatcatacactgagaaAATATTTACATGCGTTTTAATGAAATCTCATTTACATTTTTGAATGTAAGGATttaggaaacacaataccagcttttgtgtactgtatttaaACCACTGATCTGGAAATCTTTATTAAACAGGAAGAATAATTGGCCACATTATATTCAAATCTgtctatacaatactcaatgctacaCAGTATATAtccagtctctgctctgtttttcTGGAAGTGGCAAGAATCTGcttcgttctattaaatgtcgttaCCTCGTAGCTTTTCAACAGGCTTTGCTACCAACCATTATCGTAGCCTTCCAACAGGCTGAAGCAGagctttgcaacattattgagtggtttcagtttctctcgtgCAGATGCGCACATgcatgctttgaatgaatgctcatacatACCACTACCACTTAATTTTAGGcttctatgtttgatgacaccaaattagcaAGTGTTTCATCCTGATTGCGGaaaagtttgttttctttttctgacgGTCTGCGGTTCCTTGATCAGTTGTGCAGCAAATGatcagacgagtgacagaagcaccaggcattatcagacgagtgacagaagcaccaGGCATTACTAGTAATAATAGTACTAATACTAGTGCTGCATTTTGAGAAACGCTGGCGTATTACATACTAGTGCTGCATTTTGAGAAACGCTGGCGTATTGCATACTAGTGCTGCATTTTGGTAAGGTTTTGTTGGTGAAATGTTGCTCTCTGGTGCCCTCTGCAGGAATGAAGGGAACTGTGTGGAGGGCATGGTGGAGATCTTTGACATGCTCCTTGCCACAGTAGCTCGCTTCCGCACCCTCAAGCTCACACCTGAGGAGTTTGTGTGCCTCAAAGCCGTCATTCTGCTCAACTCAGGTAACCGGCTGGATGTCCCTAGttcagtagacacacacacacacacacacacacatccaggccTGATCTTCTAGTCCTCCAGTCCACAAAATCCTGATCCTTTATTCCtcaagactacacacacacacacacacacacacatgatgatcCTCCAGTCCTCACACAAAGCTGATCCTCTAGTCATCTAGTACACACTTCTGATCCTCTAGTCCACACAGACCTGATCTTCTATTCCTGAATTCTACACAGTCCTGATGCTCTAGTCCTTACAGTCCTGGTTCTCAAGTCATCTACTCTTCTGGTTCACACACAGACCTGATCCTCTAGTCCAGGCATTTCTTGTGGTTAATGCTACCTGATAATGTTCCATTATTAGTGTGCATAACTAAAATCAGTGTGAATGTTTCAGTCATTCACACTCCATTTGATTTACCTATAAACACCAAGAGCTTCacagttttgttttgatctcCTCTTGTCTCTCCCCTCAGCATTATAGTTCAGTAAACAGTGATTCTGGGCCTGATACTACAGAGCTATAGATCATTTAAAGGATTCAGCTCAGAGtgttctgcccccccccccccccccccccccaggtgcTTTCCCCTTGTCCTCGAGCTCGGCGCAGCCACTCCAGGATGGCTACAGTGTGCAGTGCATGCTCGACAACATCACCGACGCCCTCATCTACTGCATCAGCCAATCAGGCACATCTGTGCATCTGCAGTCTCGCCGGCAGGCTCAGCTCCTGCTTCTGCTCTCCCATATCAGGCACATGAGGTAAGGAGTGTGAGGCAAAGGTGCAATCTGAGGAGACAAGGGTGCAATATGAAGAGACAAGGGTGCAATCTGAGGAGACAAGGTTGCAATCTAAGGCGGCAATGGTGCAATATGAAAAGGCAAGGGTGCAATATGAAGAGACAAGGGTGCAATCTCAGGGGGCAAGAGTGCAATATGAGGAGACATAGGTGCAATCTCAGGGGGCAAGGGTGCAATCTCAGGGGGCAAGGGTGCCATCTCAGGGTGCAAGAGTGCAATATGAAGAGGCAAGGGTGCAATTTCGGGGGCAAGGATGCAAAATGAGGAGACAAGGGTGCAATATGAAGAGACATAGGTGCAATCTCAGGGGGCAAAGGTGCAATCTCAGGGGGCAAGGGTGCAATATGAAGAGACATAGGTGCAATCTCAGGGGGCAAGGATGCAATCTCAGGGGGCAAAGGTGCAATCTCAGGGGGCAAGAGTCCAATCTTAGGGTGCAATCTCAGGGGGCAAGGGTGTGATCTGAGGAGACAAAGGTGCGATATGAGGAGACAAGAGTGTGATCTGAGGAGACAAGATAAGACAAGTAACGAGTACATCACACATATCCAATGAAGACAGCCCACACAATTAACAGCAATCATGTCTAATGAGTGTCTGATCTGTGTTCATCCACAGCAGTAATGAGTGTGTTCTGTGATCTGTGTTCATCCACAGCAGTAAtgagtgtgttctgtgttctgtgatcTGTGTTCATCCCACAGCAACAAGGGCATGGAGCACCTCTACAGCATGAAGTGCAAGAACAAGGTGCCGCTGTACGACCTGCTGCTGGAGATGCTAGATGCCCACCGCCTCCATACCCCAGGGAAGGTGGCACCTGACTGGGCTCAGGATGACAGGGCatcccccctcacccccaaccATCCTGTGGCCACCGGGCTGTACTGCTCATTGAGCCCTGCGGTCTAGTAGTCCCCCCCACAGCACCACAGGCTCCAACCCAGAGGCAGAGGACTCCAGAGAAGCGTCCTTGAGTTCTGCTCATAGGAACATGTGTAGACAGCAGAACATTTACATGTTCTTAAATGTTTTTTGGCTCTATTGAGGTGTCAGGACATCTGCTGTATATAAAACATATGAAGACAAGCTGAAGAAACTTTAAACTGTACAGTGTGTTAAATCAGAGCTCTCCTTGGCAGCCTGTAGGAGTTGTTAGGCCTCTTCTTCCTCTAAACCAGAGGCTGAAGTTTAGGACTCCTGAGGCTGTAGGCTAGGAGTCCTCTTCCTTTGCACCTGAAGATGTGTTAAGTGTGAtaaccctcaacacacacacacacaacattctcacatctacacacaacacacacatctatacgcaactcacacatctacacaacacacatttcTAAAATGGTTAGTTCCAggccttgattatgattggctgaattgtTCCAgaccttgattatgattggctgaattgtGTTCAACGCTGTTATAAAACCCCAACACAACCCTTCAAGTCAAAGTTAAATGCTGCGTTtcaacgttgcttggcaaccattccgATAGAGGAGATACTGTATATTTCTTGACGTTAGAGTGATTATCTATGTATTAACCTTTACATTTcccgttgctgtgcctttattttatgaaatcttgccaGCGATATGTAGTAAccattttagaaaagcaataagccactggAGTCAGTAGGTTACACTTATTTTGGAACAGCTAAGGGGGTTTTATAACTGcctacatttcaaacacacacacacatctacacacaacacatctacacaacacacacatttacacacaacatacacacatctacactacacaaacacatctacactacacacacacatctacgcacaacacacacacacacacacctacacatctacacaacacacacatttacacacaacacacacacatctacactacacaaacacatctacgcacaacacacacacatctacactacacaaacacatctacgcacaacacacacacacatctacgtacaacacacacaaatctacacaacacacacacatctacactacacaaacacatctatgcacaacacacacacatctacacaacacacacatttacacacaacacacatctacgcacatctacacacaacacatctacACTACAACACATctacgcacaacacacacacacacatctacatacaacacacacaaatctacacaacacacacacacatctacactcaACACATCTACGCACATCACCCACAcatctacacaacacacacatttacacacaacacacacacacatctacacaacacacacatttacacacgacacacacacatctacactacacaaacacatctacgcacaacacacacacatctacactacacaaacacatctacgcacaacacacacacatctacacaacacacacacctgttctgtTCTGCACCTCCATCCTGTTCTGTGTCTGCACCTCCATCCTGTTCTGTGTCTGCACCTCCATCCTGTTCTGCACCTCCACCCTGATTGGATCTGTCTCTGGTTCTGTTCTAATGTTGTCAGTGCTGTTCAGTAAACAGTGTTTATGCCCAAATAAGAACCTATGATGACATGCCCACTCTGCTAGAGAGCCCAAATAAAGACCTACGATGTTATGCCCACTCTGTGATGACCGCTAAAGAGCCCAAATAAAGACCTACGATGTTATGCCCACTCTGCTAAAGAGCCCAAATAAAGACCTACGATGTTATGCCCACTCTGCTAAAGAGCCCAAATAAAGACCTATGATGTTATGCCCACTCTGTGGTGACCGCTAAAGAGCCCAAATAAAGACCTATGATGTTATGCCCACTCTGCTAAAGAGCCCAAATAAAGACCTATGATGTTATGCCCACTCTGTGGTGACCGCTAAAGAGCCCAAATAAAGACCTATGATGTTATGCCCACTCTGCTTAACAGcccaaataaagacctattATATTATGCTCACTCTGTGGTGACCGCTAAAGAGCCCAAATAAAGACCTATGATGACATGCCCACTCTGTGATGACCGCTAAAGACCTATGATGTTATGCCCACTCTGTGGTGACCGCTAAAGAGCCCAAATAAAGACATATGATGTTATGCCCACTCTGCTAAAGAGCCCAAATAAAGACCTATGATGTTATGCCCACTCTGTGGTGACCGCTAAAGACCTATGATGTTATGCCCACTCTGTGGTGACCGCTAAAGACCTATGATGTTATGCCCACTCTGTGATGACCACTAAAGACCTATGATGTTATGCCCACTCTGTGGTGACCGCTAAAGACCTATGATGTTATGCCCACTCTGTGATGACCACTAAAGAGCCCAAATAAAGACCTATGATGTTATGCCCACTCTGTGATGACCTATGATGTTATGCCCACTCTGTGGTGACCTATGATGTTATGCCCACTCTGTGGTGACCGCTAAAGAGCCCAAATAAAGACCTATGATGTTATGCCCACTCTGCTAAAGAGCCCAAATAAAGACCTATGATGTTACGCTAAAGAGGCCAAATAAAGATCTATGATGTTATGCCCACTGATGTGGCTGatgtttcttttaaaaaataaaaataaaaacatgagatCACTTTTCAAAGCAAACAAAAGCATGTTTAATGTCAGCATTAGCAAACTGTACAGACATAAATACTAAATCACatgatttcattgtttttttttacagttttatAACTTCTAAATGATTACGAACAAGCTCATTTCCAATGAGGGCCATCACTTACAACCACTGGCCAAGTCTGTGATTGCCATGTTTCAAACCAAAGAATTTaacgtaaaaaaaaacatggtaaAAAAATAACTGCCTACATTTCAAACTCTTCATTTACAAACCATTTGAGAGATACAAGTGAgtctttttttattaaataCTGCAAAAATAAACCAGATTCAAAtcaaataacacaaaataaataactttCTCTTGGCCTAAAGGGATATTGTCCATGCAGGTGGCCCCATAAAGGCCCTGTGCTGTTACACTAAGGGTTAAAGGTTAAAGGTTAAAgatgctctaagcgatgctgggtaacgtcacgtcacttctgttgactttcaaacaaaatagagagctagctcgctacttcctccccctccctcccgtgctgctcccgtgcaattgaaactctcctaaacgcgcatctcgtctgtgatttgctggaacagtttgttatgtttttatgggctaggtttgcccaggttgtttttgttgccgtttttggagcctgggctgtccacagagatcgcgtttctttacagtgtattcaggacacagagagctagcggttggttaggtgatgtttgcagtaagtggcatcgcttagagcacctttaatatcaGGCCTGGactcgcttagagcacctttaatatcaGGCTTTTAAGCAAGCGCCACAGCACTCCACTCTGTCCAACCTGCCAAGTGCTACGGGAAGCAGGGAGGGTCAAATGTGGTTAGAGCAGCGTTGTTGTTTACTGCTATGCTTTACTGTTTAGCAACAGTAAAGCATAGCAGTAGTGCTCCATACAGTCAGGCAAACAGCAAACCAAACTCTACTGAGGGTGCAGTCCCTCAGCAGCCCACAAGAGATCTTTAAAAATGCAATAAATAAGATTAAAGATAAAGATAGCTAGGTGGGTAGATAGGTAGGTGGGTAGAtagggagagatggatagatatagatagatatatatatgtAGATAGCTAGATGTCCTTCTCCTCCAGGCCTCTGGGGGGCAGTGGGGAATTTAGATGTCCTTCTCCTCCAGGCCTCTAGGGGAGTTTAGATGGGAGGCGGTCCGTTGGTGTAGCGCAGCATGGGGTGGAAAGAGCGGGCGAAGTTGTTGGCATGGTGACAGCTGTAGTCCTGCTCGCTCATGGGCACCAGGCAGGCCaacgccagcagcagcagcagcagcagctgcagagGGAGAGCTGCCCGCAGCACACGCAGGAAGAAGGACTGACAGTGCCGGCCCACAGCGCCACCCACAGCCTGGGAGGAGCAGCGCTCAGAATGGGAAGAACCACAGCCAGAGCCTCCGggccatctgcacacacacacacacacacatcaacacacgcaagcacacacacacacacacacacacacacacatacaggttttTATGTACTACAGGGACACTCCTGCCCAAACCAGTCTGCTGGTGTATTAGATGGACACCACTTTCCACACGGCCTACAGACATGTGGTTGAtgtcaaaaaatttgaaaaaaaatctaCTACACAGAACTGACTTCAAAGTTCATTTACACACAACAGAACTCAAGATATGACAACCTGACACTATACATAATTGTGAGGACAGGGATAATTAGCTAGCTAAGCCACGCCCATGACACAGAGGTGAATTAGATGGACATAGTATACAACACTCAAACATGTCACATAGGTGTATTAGAAGGTCAAACATGAATAGACTGGACATGGATACACAAAAGGACACACCTAtctattatttatgtattatttatgtataAACAATTATGAACAGTAATGACAGACTTTATGAATGCATTCAAACCCTTCATGAACACTGGGTTCATAGAACATAAAAAGTCATAAAACAGTACAAAGttttaaaaaatcattaaacagtaaaaagtaaacacatttttttttaaaaaaaacatttaaaacactgGGCGAATGTCTTTGAATGACTTCTTTGCAACAATACCCCGATTCCTTACAAAATCTCTTAAATTTTGTTCAGATCGTTTAGCTAGAGCAGGATGCTCAGCAATCTTGCACAGTTTGCACTCTTTTATTGTGGCTAGACTCCCTTTGGCTATGTGGACCCTGAAATGCCGCATTACTGCAGCAATCTCCGTTGGTGACCACGGCCGTTTTTGTTTTCTCCTGGGATCCTTTTCCCACGCAAGGGGCCGTGTGCCTTCCAGGACAGAGTCAACATCTATAAATGGAAAATTATGAATGAATCACTCATCCAAACAGTATCACTAGCTCATCTACATGTAAGGAACCAAATGTCAGTGGATATACTGGTGGACAGAATATATTCGTACCATCTGAGGCGCCTGGAGTGGTCTCAACAGGTCGCCTTGCTCTCTTCTTTCCTGCAATAAAGAGGACAGCTCAATAAAAATCTTTAAATTGTAATTGAACTTAGGCCTGTCACAACAATCATTCAACTTCATCCTCTAATCATGTAACAGCCATTTATCTTTACATCTATCTATCCACCTAtgcatccatccctccatctaaaGTATCTCACAAAAGTATGATTATGTAAGATTGTTCAAATGTCTGAGGCCACTATTAGATAGCTTGGAGACCAGACTCTCTtcttcgcagagagtctggcctagatccattggCAAAGTTTATTTCCTGGTTTGTGGATGCTTGTCTGAAGTTTGAATTCATTGGAGTTCAATCAATaacgtttggtaatgacgtatgATAACCACGGGGGACACAACGATAACGATAGGCTTGGAACTTAAATGTAATCGCTCTTGGgaacgccctctgttcgctgattgGGCGGAGATGCACTTTCCGGAGTAAACGAAGCTGGATCAAGCTATACCAGACAGAGTAGTAAAGAGAAAtgaaattgagcggaagtacgtagtcAGGCGGAGTCAGGCTAACTATTAGATGTGTTGTGTTAGCAATGCTGTAATGGCAGTTTATCATCACTCTGTCTTTTTATTAAGCCAAATCGAGTCAAATAACTCCCCCTAATTCCCTGCACTTATGACAATGCTTCAGTGGCCTGCCTCATGAAGAACAAAACTTAATTAACACTTCCTATTAAATCTGCAAGAAGTTTCTAACTCTAAATGTTTCTTCTCTCAAAACATAATTCAGCAGTAgagtcgtctgtgtgtgtgtgcttttaccTGAATGTGTGCGCACTTCCCTCCTGCTGTGCACTCTCTCCTTCCCATCAGTGTTTTTGTGTAatgctgaaaaaaaataaacaacccCCTTAATCCAAACAGTTAGGTTCATCATCTTTTAAATTTCTATGTGACTGACAGGATATTATCGAACTACATCTGACCTGTTTCAATAGCCTCACAGCACACTACAGTGACTATAGATGAGAAACGTTTTAAGACTGTCATACCTTGAGACGTGCCTTCCAGGGCAGAGTCACCATCTGTGAATGGAACATTAGGAATGAATCACTCATCCAAACAGTATCACTAGCTCATCTATATGTAAGGAACCAAATGTCAGTGGATATACTAGTGGACAGAATATATTCGTACCATCTGAGGCGCCTGGAGTGGTCTCAACAGGTCGCCTTGCTCTCTTCTGCAATAAAGAGGACAGCTCAATAAAAATCTTTACATTGTAATTCAACTTAGGCCTTTGTCACAACAATCATTCAACTTCATCCTCTAATCATGTAACAGCCATTTATCTTTACATCTATCTATCCACCtatgcatccatccatccatctacagTATCTCACAAAAGTGAATAACTTTCACAAAATAACTCTGCATATAGCCATTCATGTCTAAACAGCTGGCAACAAAAGTGAGTACACCTCACAGTGAACATGTCCTAATTGTGCCCAAACTGTCAATATTTTGTGTGAGCAGCATTATTATGTACTGCCTTAATccttatgggcttgaaatcaccAGAGCTGCACAGGTTTCAACTGGAATCCTATCCCACTCCTCCATGATGACATCACAGAGCTGGTGGATGTTAGACACCTTGCTCTCCTCCACCTTCGACTTGAGGATGAGCCACAGGCGCTCAAATGGGTGTAGGTACTAAGCCAGTCCATCACCTTTATCTTCAGCTTCCTCAACAAGGCAGTTGTCATCTTGGAGGTGTGTTTAGGGTCATCATCATGCTGTAAAACTGCCATGCCATGCATGCGGCCCAGTTTCCGAGGAGAGG
The nucleotide sequence above comes from Alosa sapidissima isolate fAloSap1 chromosome 6, fAloSap1.pri, whole genome shotgun sequence. Encoded proteins:
- the LOC121711379 gene encoding uncharacterized protein LOC121711379 isoform X1 produces the protein MNNSHSGASDWLTTLPSASDQLSPTRFTLTWRKRHVQEMATLRSRRRVVKPINEAKYFSSLSKDTKISTEAAPPVPNAAGTESDVNNTEQKRARRPVETTPGASDDGDSALEGTSQALHKNTDGKERVHSRREVRTHSGKKRARRPVETTPGASDDVDSVLEGTRPLAWEKDPRRKQKRPWSPTEIAAVMRHFRVHIAKGSLATIKECKLCKIAEHPALAKRSEQNLRDFVRNRGIVAKKSFKDIRPVF
- the LOC121711379 gene encoding uncharacterized protein LOC121711379 isoform X2; translation: MATLRSRRRVVKPINEAKYFSSLSKDTKISTEAAPPVPNAAGTESDVNNTEQKRARRPVETTPGASDDGDSALEGTSQALHKNTDGKERVHSRREVRTHSGKKRARRPVETTPGASDDVDSVLEGTRPLAWEKDPRRKQKRPWSPTEIAAVMRHFRVHIAKGSLATIKECKLCKIAEHPALAKRSEQNLRDFVRNRGIVAKKSFKDIRPVF